In Chlorogloeopsis sp. ULAP01, one DNA window encodes the following:
- the rpoB gene encoding DNA-directed RNA polymerase subunit beta, translated as MTNETIMEPAFLLPDLIEIQRSSFRWFLEEGLIEELNSFSPITDYTGKLELHFLGQNYKLKEPKYSVEEAKRRDSTYAVQMYVPTRLINKETGEIKEQEVFIGDLPLMTERGTFIINGAERVIVNQIVRSPGVYYKSEIDKNGRRTYSASLIPNRGAWLKFETDRNDLVWVRIDKTRKLSAQVLLKALGLSDNEIFDALRHPEYFQKTIEKEGQFSEEEALMELYRKLRPGEPPTVLGGQQLLDSRFFDPKRYDLGRVGRYKLNKKLRLQVPETVRVLTPQDILAAVDYLINLEYDIGSTDDIDHLGNRRVRSVGELLQNQVRVGLNRLERIIRERMTVSDAEALTPASLVNPKPLVAAIKEFFGSSQLSQFMDQTNPLAELTHKRRLSALGPGGLTRERAGFAVRDIHPSHYGRICPIETPEGPNAGLIGSLATHARVNQYGFLETPFRPVENGRVRFDLQPAYMTADEEDDFRVAAGDAPIDENGHLIGPQVPVRYRQDWATTTPEQVDYIAVSPVQIVSVATSMIPFLEHDDANRALMGSNMQRQAVPLLKPERPLVGTGLEAQGARDSGMVIISRTDGEVTYVDATKIRVRPKPNTPEQEYTLSKYQRSNQDTCLNQKPLVRIGERVVAGQVLADGSSTEGGELALGQNIIVAYMPWEGYNYEDAILISERLVQDDIYTSIHIEKYEIEARQTKLGPEEITREIPNVGEDALRNLDEQGIIRIGAWVEAGDILVGKVTPKGESDQPPEEKLLRAIFGEKARDVRDNSLRVPNGEKGRVVDVRLFTREQGDELPPGANMVVRVYVAQKRKIQVGDKMAGRHGNKGIISKILPMEDMPYLPDGSPVDIVLNPLGVPSRMNVGQVFECLLGWAGQNMGVRFKITPFDEMYGEEASRSIVHGKLQEARDETGRNWVFNPDDPGKILVYDGRTGEPFDRPVTVGVAYMLKLVHLVDDKIHARSTGPYSLVTQQPLGGKAQQGGQRFGEMEVWALEAFGAAYTLQELLTVKSDDMQGRNEALNAIVKGKAIPRPGTPESFKVLMRELQSLGLDIAVHKVETQSDGSTVDAEVDLMADNNARRTPPRPTYESLSRESLEEEE; from the coding sequence ATGACTAACGAAACTATTATGGAACCCGCCTTTTTGTTGCCCGACTTAATTGAGATCCAGCGTTCTAGCTTTCGTTGGTTCTTAGAGGAAGGGCTCATAGAAGAACTTAACTCCTTTAGTCCGATTACTGACTATACTGGCAAACTAGAGCTACACTTTTTAGGTCAGAATTACAAACTCAAGGAGCCAAAGTACAGCGTAGAAGAAGCAAAAAGGCGGGATAGCACTTATGCTGTTCAAATGTATGTACCTACGCGTTTAATTAATAAAGAAACGGGGGAAATTAAAGAGCAAGAAGTATTTATCGGAGATCTGCCTCTGATGACAGAGCGCGGTACGTTTATTATTAACGGTGCCGAACGTGTGATCGTCAACCAGATCGTGCGATCGCCTGGAGTTTATTACAAATCCGAAATTGACAAAAACGGGCGGCGTACTTATTCAGCTAGTTTAATTCCTAACCGGGGAGCATGGCTGAAATTTGAAACAGACCGTAACGACTTGGTGTGGGTTCGCATCGACAAAACCCGCAAACTCTCAGCCCAGGTATTGCTGAAAGCATTGGGCTTGTCAGATAACGAAATCTTTGATGCCCTGCGTCACCCAGAGTATTTCCAAAAAACCATTGAAAAAGAAGGGCAATTCTCCGAAGAAGAAGCTTTGATGGAGTTGTATCGCAAACTACGCCCCGGTGAACCACCTACAGTTTTGGGCGGACAACAGCTTCTTGACTCCCGTTTCTTCGACCCCAAACGCTATGACTTGGGACGTGTAGGAAGATACAAACTCAACAAAAAACTACGCCTGCAAGTCCCAGAGACAGTACGAGTACTTACTCCCCAAGACATCTTGGCTGCGGTAGATTACTTGATTAACTTGGAATACGATATTGGTAGCACTGACGACATTGACCACCTCGGAAATCGTCGGGTGAGAAGCGTTGGTGAACTCCTACAAAACCAGGTACGAGTAGGCTTAAATCGCCTAGAGAGAATTATCCGGGAAAGAATGACCGTATCTGATGCCGAAGCCTTGACACCCGCTTCCTTAGTTAACCCCAAACCTTTAGTAGCGGCAATTAAAGAATTCTTCGGTTCCAGCCAATTGTCCCAGTTCATGGATCAAACCAACCCCCTAGCAGAATTGACCCATAAACGTCGTCTTTCTGCCCTGGGGCCTGGTGGTTTAACTCGCGAACGCGCTGGCTTTGCCGTGCGAGACATTCACCCCTCCCACTACGGACGTATTTGTCCGATTGAAACCCCAGAAGGGCCAAACGCTGGTTTGATCGGTTCTCTGGCAACCCACGCACGGGTAAATCAGTACGGTTTCTTGGAAACGCCCTTCCGTCCTGTAGAAAACGGGCGTGTCAGATTCGACTTGCAACCAGCCTATATGACTGCCGACGAAGAAGACGACTTCCGGGTGGCGGCTGGAGATGCGCCAATTGATGAAAATGGTCACCTGATTGGGCCACAAGTACCTGTACGCTATCGCCAGGATTGGGCAACCACAACACCAGAACAAGTAGACTATATCGCAGTCTCTCCAGTGCAAATAGTGTCGGTGGCTACGAGCATGATTCCCTTTTTGGAACATGATGACGCCAACCGCGCTTTGATGGGATCGAATATGCAACGGCAGGCAGTACCCCTGCTCAAACCAGAGCGTCCATTGGTAGGTACTGGATTAGAAGCACAGGGAGCGCGGGACTCCGGGATGGTGATTATCAGCCGTACCGACGGAGAAGTCACTTACGTAGATGCCACCAAGATTCGCGTGCGCCCCAAACCCAACACTCCCGAACAAGAGTACACACTTTCTAAATACCAGCGTTCCAACCAAGACACCTGCCTCAACCAAAAACCATTGGTACGTATAGGTGAACGGGTTGTTGCCGGTCAAGTGTTGGCAGATGGCTCTTCTACCGAAGGTGGAGAGTTAGCACTAGGTCAAAATATCATCGTCGCCTATATGCCTTGGGAAGGCTACAACTACGAAGACGCAATTTTAATTTCCGAAAGACTGGTACAGGATGATATCTACACTTCAATTCACATTGAAAAATATGAAATTGAAGCCAGACAAACAAAACTCGGCCCAGAAGAAATCACCAGAGAAATTCCCAACGTTGGTGAAGATGCACTGCGAAATTTGGATGAGCAGGGAATTATCCGCATCGGTGCATGGGTAGAAGCTGGAGATATCTTAGTCGGTAAAGTTACCCCCAAAGGTGAATCTGACCAACCGCCAGAAGAAAAACTGCTGCGAGCAATTTTCGGTGAAAAGGCTAGAGATGTACGGGATAACTCCCTGCGCGTACCCAACGGAGAAAAAGGACGCGTAGTTGATGTACGTCTTTTTACCCGCGAGCAAGGCGATGAATTGCCACCGGGAGCCAACATGGTGGTGCGGGTATACGTAGCTCAGAAGCGCAAAATCCAAGTTGGTGACAAAATGGCAGGACGCCACGGAAATAAAGGGATTATTTCCAAGATTTTGCCGATGGAAGATATGCCCTACTTACCCGATGGCTCACCAGTAGATATTGTGCTCAATCCCTTGGGTGTACCCAGCCGGATGAACGTCGGTCAGGTATTTGAGTGTCTATTGGGATGGGCTGGTCAAAACATGGGAGTGCGGTTTAAGATTACGCCTTTTGACGAAATGTACGGCGAAGAAGCATCCCGTTCGATAGTACACGGCAAATTACAAGAAGCCAGAGACGAAACAGGTAGAAACTGGGTATTTAACCCGGACGATCCCGGCAAAATCTTAGTGTATGACGGACGTACTGGCGAACCCTTTGACCGTCCGGTGACTGTGGGTGTGGCTTATATGCTGAAGTTAGTACACCTAGTAGACGACAAGATCCACGCTCGTTCTACAGGCCCTTACTCCTTGGTTACCCAACAGCCTTTGGGTGGAAAAGCACAACAAGGTGGACAGCGATTTGGAGAAATGGAAGTGTGGGCATTGGAAGCCTTTGGTGCAGCTTACACCTTGCAAGAGTTACTCACAGTCAAATCCGACGATATGCAAGGGCGTAACGAAGCATTGAATGCGATTGTTAAAGGTAAAGCAATTCCTCGCCCAGGAACACCAGAGTCCTTCAAAGTGTTGATGCGAGAATTGCAATCTTTAGGGTTGGATATTGCCGTCCATAAAGTGGAGACACAATCAGATGGCAGCACCGTAGATGCGGAAGTCGATTTGATGGCAGATAACAACGCCCGTCGCACACCTCCAAGGCCAACCTATGAATCTTTAAGCCGCGAGTCACTGGAAGAAGAAGAGTAA